The proteins below come from a single Triticum aestivum cultivar Chinese Spring chromosome 5D, IWGSC CS RefSeq v2.1, whole genome shotgun sequence genomic window:
- the LOC123121566 gene encoding E3 ubiquitin-protein ligase AIP2: protein MSATAGDEAAVAERLEALRRKLGKKQHFEEAVADLAATLRDRYAGASPALRESMYSTVCRVATVLQTRYTAPGFWRAGLNLFVATEKLLTNPAEKERLKTCILRAREHLDEKENEESMPTNREPDTRFLFEGHLTVGQEPPPPAWLVAQNLTRELNILAEPSGDQNGNNTRTELRPEEMTPAIMNFLNTISGDAELESALEASLQGITMQPKVPPASKEVVANLPVVTVTEEVIARLGSETECAVCRENLVVDDKMQELPCKHLFHPPCLKPWLDENNSCPICRHELRTDDHAYESRKEREREEEEDRKGAANAVRGGEFMYI, encoded by the exons ATGTCTGCCACGGCGGGggacgaggcggcggtggcggagcgccTGGAGGCGCTGCGGAGGAAGCTGGGCAAGAAGCAGCACTTCGAGGAGGCCGTCGCCGACCTCGCCGCCACGCTCCGCGACCGCTACGCCGGCGCCTCGCCCGCCCTCCGCGAGTCG ATGTACTCTACGGTTTGCCGTGTTGCAACCGTCCTTCAGACTAGATATACAGCACCTGGATTCTGGCGTGCTGGTCTGAACCTCTTCGTAGCAACAGAGAAGCTGTTAACTAATCCTGCTGAAAAGGAACGCCTCAAAACCTGCATTTTGAGGGCCCGGGAgcatcttgatgaaaaagaaaatgaggagTCAATGCCAACCAACAGAGAACCAG ACACTAGATTCCTTTTTGAAGGCCATCTTACCGTGGGACAAGAACCTCCTCCTCCAGCATGGCTTGTCGCCCAGAATTTAACACGAGAATTGAACATCTTAGCGGAACCTTCTGGAGATCAAAACGGGAACAACACTAGAACGGAGTTGAGGCCTGAGGAGATGACACCTGCTATAATGAACTTCTTAAACACCATATCAGGGGACGCGGAGCTTGAGAGTGCCTTGGAAGCATCACTGCAG GGTATCACAATGCAGCCCAAGGTACCACCGGCTTCAAAGGAGGTCGTTGCTAATCTCCCGGTTGTAACTGTTACTGAAGAAGTCATTGCTAGGCTGGGCAGTGAGACTGAGTGTGCTGTTTGCCGGGAAAACTTGGTTGTGGATGACAAGATGCAGGAGTTGCCGTGCAAGCACCTTTTCCATCCTCCTTGCCTCAAGCCGTGGCTG GATGAGAACAACTCATGCCCGATCTGCCGGCACGAGCTGAGGACGGACGACCATGCGTATGAGAGCCGGAAGgagcgggagcgagaggaggaggaagacaggAAGGGAGCGGCCAATGCTGTCAGGGGTGGGGAATTCATGTACATCTGA